ATATTTCAATTGGTTATGGTCAACCGTTAGCAGCCGATTTTAGAGAAAATTCAGCAGATTTAGCAGCATCTTCAGATGCTAAATTTTTAGCTACAACTTTAGGTTTGTCTGCTAATCAAGTAAAGTCACCTTTCCTCTCTGTAGATCAGACTAAGATCAATCGGCGACTGCAAGGAGACGATCTCCAAGACTATAGTGAAGCTGTGCGAGAATATGTAGCGCAGATTGAGGGGGATTTAATTTTCCTGGAAGGATCTAGTAATCTCTGGGAAGGAAGTATTTTTAATCTTTCAGTACCAGAAATTGCCGAACTAGTTGATGCCTCAATTCTGCTTGTTGCCCGTTATCAGCCTCAACTTTTGGTAGGTAGCTTATTATCAGCTAAAAAGTTTTTAGGAGATCGCTTATTGGGCGTAATTATCAACGATGTGCCGCCAGAAGAATTTAGCACTGCATCGGAGATTATCAAACTTTATCTGGAAAACCAGCAGATTCCTGTTCTGGGAATGATTCCTAAAGATCGCATCCTCAACAGTGTTAGCGTCAAGGAAATTGCTAAGCGATTAAAAGCCGAAGTTTTATGTTGTTCTGAACATTTAGACTGGATGATAGAAAGTCTTAGTATTGGGGCAATGAATGTTAATTCGGCTCTAGGATATTTCCGTCAAAGAGAAAATATGGCGGTAGTGACAGGAGGCGATCGCACCGAATTACAAATGGCAGCTTTAGAAACTTCAACTCATTGTCTGATTTTAACTGGTCGTATTCCTCCTAAAGAAATTATTATTGAGAGAGCTGAAAGTTTAGAGATTCCTGTACTGTCTGTGGATACGGATACTTTAACTACAGTAGAGGTTGTTGATGGCGCATTTGGCAGAGTTCCTCTTCAAGAAGATATAAAAGTTCGTCAAATTAAACGTCTTATTCAGCAAAATTTCGATTTTGAGCGATTACTTAAATATCTTGGTTTAGAATTCGCTAAATCAATTTAATTTTAAATCGAGGCTGTTGCTCAATCGAAGTATAGACTTATAAAAAAAATGGCTCAGATGAATTCTGAGCCAAAATAACCAACTAATTAATATGGATCTATCTAGCTGCGGGCAAAGCAGTCAAAGTCTGTGGCTGAGGATCTACTAGTAGGGATCTAATCAGTCTTGCTGCCAGTTTTTGAGCTAACCCTTCAGCAACTTGCTGTCCGATTTTTTGAGTTTCGGGCTTGGTAATAATTTTGGCCACAACAGAAATTAAACGAGTAGGATTAAAGCCTGGAGTCTGTTGCAGAATACCAACAATATTTTTGAGGTGAATCATTGTATAGGAATCTTGCCTGTATTCTACGGGGGTTTCTTGAACTGCCAAGCCTACTCTTTGGCGGAAAGTAGTCGAAAGATTAAAAATAGTTCGCCGACCGATACTATCGATCGCATTAACTAACTCTTCGGCAATGCGATCGCGAATAAATGTCCCGCGATCGCTATATAAATAATCAAGAGCCTGATCCACTACTCCATCAAAATCATAGTCTCTGGAGTCTGTAGCGTTATTGAGTAAGTTTTCTAAACGATGCCAACGAAAACCTTCTTCTTTAAACAACAAGTCTTTTAAAGATGCTCGTAGTTCAGGTGCAGGATCGGTCAAAAGCCTTTTAGCAATATACGGATAGGCTTTGCTCAAAACCTTAAACTCAGGATCGACACCAATAGCAATCCCTTCTAAAGTTACCATTGAACGAATAATCAGGGCATAGTAGGCAGGGACTGTAAAAGGAAATTCATACATCATTGCCGACATCTGATCGGTAATGCTCTTAAAATTTAGTTCGGCTACACTAGCGCCTAAAGCATTGCCAAAAACGTTAGCCAAGGCAGGTACAATCGGTCTTAGGTCTGTATCTGGGGTCAAAAAGTCTAACTTAACATAATCTTCTGACAGAGCCTCAAAATCACGGTTAACTAAGTGAACTACCGCTTCAATCAAACCATATCTTTGATAGGGCTTAATTCGACTCATCATGCCAAAGTCTAAATAAGCTAATTTACCGTTATCCATTGCTAACAGGTTTCCTGGGTGAGGATCGGCATGAAAAAATCCGTGTTCTAGCAACTGTCTTAAAGAACATTCCACCCCAATTTCAATAATGTGAGTAGCGTCGATGCCTTTTTCCTGCACTGCTTCAATATCAGTAAGCTTGGTGCCATCGATCCATTCCATAGTTAGGACGCGCTTACCCGTATATTCCCAATAAATCTTCGGTACATAGATTTCTTCCATGTAGCCGTAAAATTCTCTGAACTTATCGGCGTTGCGACCTTCTTGATTATAGTTAGTCTCTTCAAAAATTCGTTCTGCTAGCTCATCAATAATAGCGCGTAGATTAGAACGTACCTGCTTAACATTGTCTTGGACAAATCCTGCCAGTAGTCTCATGATGTAGATATCAAGACTAATACGACTGTTAAGATCGGGACGCTGTACTTTTACTGCTACTTCTTCTCCTGTTTTTAAACGACCTTTATATACTTGCCCCAACGATGCTGCGGCGATGGGTTGCGCAGATAAATCAGCATAAATTTCTTCTGGTCTTGCGCCTAACTCTTCCTCAATAAAGCGAAATGCCACTTCATTAGGAAAAGAAGGAATCTTATCCTGTAGGGTAGTTAATTCTTCT
The genomic region above belongs to Pleurocapsa minor HA4230-MV1 and contains:
- a CDS encoding phosphotransacetylase family protein; translation: MATSAKYLLIASTEAYCGKSATILGLSYLAQAKDISIGYGQPLAADFRENSADLAASSDAKFLATTLGLSANQVKSPFLSVDQTKINRRLQGDDLQDYSEAVREYVAQIEGDLIFLEGSSNLWEGSIFNLSVPEIAELVDASILLVARYQPQLLVGSLLSAKKFLGDRLLGVIINDVPPEEFSTASEIIKLYLENQQIPVLGMIPKDRILNSVSVKEIAKRLKAEVLCCSEHLDWMIESLSIGAMNVNSALGYFRQRENMAVVTGGDRTELQMAALETSTHCLILTGRIPPKEIIIERAESLEIPVLSVDTDTLTTVEVVDGAFGRVPLQEDIKVRQIKRLIQQNFDFERLLKYLGLEFAKSI
- a CDS encoding AarF/ABC1/UbiB kinase family protein is translated as MRQETVLSRTDTITVPSQAIDTYEDTELAYDEPNADWRYNPETNNAQYRRRPFLVLGRLIAILFPFTRFVLGVWWDSFTGNSIPKQKKRARQLIKILTKLGPAYIKIGQALSTRPDVVPPAYLEELTTLQDKIPSFPNEVAFRFIEEELGARPEEIYADLSAQPIAAASLGQVYKGRLKTGEEVAVKVQRPDLNSRISLDIYIMRLLAGFVQDNVKQVRSNLRAIIDELAERIFEETNYNQEGRNADKFREFYGYMEEIYVPKIYWEYTGKRVLTMEWIDGTKLTDIEAVQEKGIDATHIIEIGVECSLRQLLEHGFFHADPHPGNLLAMDNGKLAYLDFGMMSRIKPYQRYGLIEAVVHLVNRDFEALSEDYVKLDFLTPDTDLRPIVPALANVFGNALGASVAELNFKSITDQMSAMMYEFPFTVPAYYALIIRSMVTLEGIAIGVDPEFKVLSKAYPYIAKRLLTDPAPELRASLKDLLFKEEGFRWHRLENLLNNATDSRDYDFDGVVDQALDYLYSDRGTFIRDRIAEELVNAIDSIGRRTIFNLSTTFRQRVGLAVQETPVEYRQDSYTMIHLKNIVGILQQTPGFNPTRLISVVAKIITKPETQKIGQQVAEGLAQKLAARLIRSLLVDPQPQTLTALPAAR